In Ruania alkalisoli, the DNA window ACCCGGCGCGCTTCCAACGCGGCCTGCGCTTCAGCACGCGCCTGCTCAGGATCGTAATGGTCCATCGCGGCCGCCACCGCCCGCTCGATCTGCGCCCTACTACAGGACCCGATCGACCAGGCAACCTGCCGATCCACCCACCCCGCACCCTCGAACGGAAGCTTCCTCGTCAACCGGGCCACCGCCCGCGCCCGGTGGAAACTGACCTGCCCCGCCCGCACCCGACCCCACAGGGCCGGCAGCCGGTACGCGACCTCGACCACAGCCCCGACATAGGACAGCGCGGCCTCGTTCGACTGCCCCAACGTGGCCGCCAACCGGGCAAACCCCAAATCCGAGACCCACGGGGCACCCTGCCCCGCAAGACGCATCGGTTCTTCCATGCCAGGCACCGTCGACCCCGGCAGATCGATGTCCACCTCAGGGTCGTACACGCCCACAGCACCCGCACCGTCCTCGCCGGGCTCGACCGCTCGCTCCGCGACCCAGGAGACCACCAACTCGGCACACTCGATCTCCACCGCGCGGGCCGCAGCCCGGTTCTCCCGCACAGCCGCCAGCACATCACGCTCAGCCGAAGCCGAGAACGCGGAACCAGTAGCTGTCGAGGTCATGACTTCACCCTCCCACCCACCACCGACATCGCCCCGTGAGCCCAGGTCAGAGGACAGATCACTGCGACTGCTGGTCGATCGAAACGACCTCGCAGTAGCCTGCCTCATGGTCAAATCGCCGACACCCGCAGACACGGACCGTCCTCACGCGCTCCTCATCCCTGGCGCCGGCTCCGACCCCGGCTACTGGGACGCACTCCGTGCACGGCTGACTGCTTCAGGTCGCTCGAGCACTGCGGTCGATCTCCCCTGCGCGGACGAGTCCGCGTCTCTGGAGGACTACGCGAGAACCGTGGTGGACGCCGCCGAGCGGGACGGGGCCGCCGGTGAGCCCGTCCACGTCGTCGCACACTCCTTCGGCGCCTTCACCGCCGGGCTCGTGCCCGACCTGCTCCCCGTGGCGCGCCTGACTCTGCTGAGTCCGATGATCCCGGCACCGGGCGAGTCCGGCGCACAGTGGTGGGCCGCGACGGACCAGGCCGGCGCTCACCAGCGGGCCGCCGAACGCGACGGGCTCCAGCTGCCGCTCGACATGGACGAGCTCTTCTACACCGGCTTCAGTGCCGAACAGCGCGAGAACGCCGACCGGTGGGAGCGCGATCAGTCCGACCGCGCATTCTCCCAACCGTGGCCCAGGGCCGGCTGGCCCGAGGTCCCGACGACGGTACTCGCCTTTGCCTCCGACCGTCTCTTCCCACCGGAGTTCACCGAGCGCCTGGCAACGGAGCGTATCGGCCCGCACATCTTCGGCGAGGTGCCTGGAGGTCACATGGGGATGGTCAGCCACCCGGACGAGCTCGCCGATGCGATCACCCGCGCGTAGGTCACGCCTCGTGGCCCGGCTTCCACGACACGCCGGGTTCGGCCTGCTTCCGGAACTGCCCGAGGGCGACGATCAGCAGCACCACGGCCGCCATGAGAATCCATCCCGGCATCCCAAGGAACGTGCCCAGCGACGCCTGCTGCACATCCTGGGCGGCATCCACGTGCAGTAGCAACAACGTCGTGCCGGTAGCGGCGTTCACAGCACCGTGTCCCACGACGGCCGGCCAGACCGACGCAGTCCGCAGGCGCAGCCATCCCAGGAGGACCCCCAGGGGCACACAGAACCCGATCATGAGCGCCAGACCGCGGGCATCGGAGTAGCCGAAGTTGTACCCGAGCAGGATGATCGGTGCGTGCCACAGCGCCCAGATCACACCGGAGATCAGCAGTGCCGGCCACCGGCCGAGCGGCAGCAGGTTCGGCACCAGCCACCCCCGCCAGCCCAGCTCCTCCCCGAACGCCGCCGCCGAGCTCACCAACGCGTTGATGGGCACGGCTGCGATACTCACCAGGAGCAGCATTTGCGGCGTCATGCCCGCGGTGCCGCCTGGCCCGGCCTGTGCCTCGATCTGCTGCAGCTGAGCCTGTGCTGCGGAGAGGTGTTCCAGGTCGAGCTGGATCATGCCGAGCGCCGCCCCGAGGAACACGGCAGCGAACGGCAGCACGGCGAAGGCGAATAGGGTCGCCGCGCTCATCCCGATCGTGCGACCGAAGGGGCGCAACGGCCCCAGGCCGAGGCGCCGCGGGATGCTCGCCGGACGATCCACGCCGAAGATCACCACTGCGGCAGCGATGGTGGGGGTGTACATCATCAGCAGGGCGAAGATCTGGAACAGCGGATGCCCCAGGCCTTCGCCGGAAAGCCACAGCGGCAAGCACGCCACCCAGGCCAGGCCCATCGCCACGACGACGAAGATCACCACCGCTCGCCATCGCACCCGTTCCGGCAGGATCGGCGCATAGCGCGCGTTCCGTTCCGCTTGCTCTCTCACCCAGTCCCTCGTCGGCGCCGGTTCCGTTGATACTGTCGGCGCCACCGGGGCCGTGGAGATCCCGCCCGCGGCTCGCTGGCCCTCCTCGTGCTGCTCGGGCATGACCTTTCCTCTCTCGCTCGCTCACCATCGACGGTAGAAGGCACGGATCGCCCTGGGCCTCCCCCACGCGATCGATTCGCCGATCTCCCCCTCGGGGAGGAGCTCGGTGGTACGGGAATGCTGTACCCGATCCGATCGTTGGGCACGGCATGGGGTACGCACCGATGACCGAGAACGAGATCCAGGCGTTCATCCGCGCCACCCCCGCCCGGACCGTGGCGGCAGCGACCACCCGCAAGGACGGTCGCCCACACGTGGTGCCCGTCTGGGTGGCCTTCGACGACGAGAGCGGGCAGATCGTATTCAACACGGGCGACGAGACCGTGAAGGCTCGATCACTACGGCGCACCGGGCAAGTGGCCCTGAGCTTCCATGACGACATTCCGCCGTTCAACTTCGTGACGATCGAAGGCACCGTGGAGCTGATCGACGACCTCGACCAAGTGCGCACCTGGGCCACCCGGATCGCCGCACGTTACATGGGCGCCGAGCGCGCCGAGGAGTTCGGGGCACGCAACGGGGTGCCCGGTGAGCTGCTGGTCCGCGTCACCCCGACGAAAGTGATCGCGGCACGCGACCTCGCCGACTGAGTGGGATCGCCCACACCCGCCGGTGGGTTGATCGGCAGCAGCACGCCGCGGAGCCGGTCCGCACGCTGGGATGTGACAGACCGTCCCGATCTGCGCCCGCCGCCGCTTCTACCATGGACGTGTGCTGGTATGCGTGAGTGCAAGTCATCGAACAGCTGACTTCACCCTCCTGGAACGACTCGCCGCCTCCGGTGGCGGCTCAGCCCTGCACCTGGACGATCCCGAGGTGCGAGGTGCGGTGGTCGTGGCCACCTGCAATCGGTATGAGTCCTACCTGGACGTCGACACCGGCACCGGCACGGACACGGATGCAGCGGCCGAGTCCGTCATCGCACGCGCCCTCGACCGGATCGCCACGCGCGCCGGCATCGATCCGACCGAACTGCGCACCCGCACCCGCACGATGAGGGCCAGTCGCGTCGCGGCACACCTGTTCGCCGTGGCGAGCGGGCTGGACTCGGTGGTGCTTGGGGAGGACGAGATCGCCGGGCAGGTACGCCGGTCTCTGGCGGAGGCCCGCCAGGGCGGTACCACCACCCCGAGCCTGGAGCGGCTGTTCCAGATGGCCTCGACCACCTCGCGTGGAGTGAAGAACACCACCAAGATCAACGCGGCCGGCCGTTCGATGGTCCGCCTCGCGCTCGACCTGGCCGAGACGCGCCTCCCGGCCTGGCAGGAAGCGAAAGTGCTGATCATCGGCACCGGCGCCTATGCCCGGACCACGCTCGCCGCCCTCCGTGACCGCGGTGTCGGTGTGGTGGATGTGGCCTCCCCCTCAGGCCGTGAGCAGCGGTTCGCACTGCGTGAAGGCGTCCGGGCTGTACCGACGTCCGAGCGGACCGAGGCGCTGCGGCGGGCCGACCTGGTGATCACCTCCACGAATGTCCTCACACTCACCGCCCCCGATCTGACCGAAGCCCAGCGGCTGCCAGGTCATCCGATGCTGGTGGTGGACCTGGGGCTGCCGGCGAACGTCAGCAAGGATGTCGCCCACCTGCATGGCGTGGACCTGCTGGACCTGGAAACCATCAGCCTGCACGCGCCTGTCCAGGAGCTCAACGCGAGTGCCGAGGCGCTGGACCTCGTTGACCAGGCGGCGCAGGAGTTCGAGCAGCGTTCCGCCGAGGACGCCGCCGCACCGGCGATCGTGGCCTACCGCACGCATGTGGAGCAGGTGCTGGAGGCAGAGCTCGCACGCGCCCGCGCACGCGGCGACGCCGACGATGAGACCGAGCGGGCGCTCCGGCACTTCGCGAGCGTGCTGATCCACACCCCCACCACCCGGGCGCGGGAGCATGCAGCCGAGGGCCGCCTGGACGACGTGGTCGCGGCGATGCGCACCCTGTACGGGATCGAGACCTTCGGCACCCAGGGCACGGCCGACATCTGAGACGCTAGCGGGGTGAGCACCTACCCCACGCTGGATGCGTTCGACTTCCCGGTCAGCCTCGCCGTCTCCTCCGACACCGAGGTCCTCAGTCTCGACGGTGATGTCGAAGCGGTCCGTCCGTGGAAGTCCGTCACCAAGCCTCTGGCTGCCCTGGCCACGCTGATCGCGATCGACCGCGGCTACCTCCAGCTCGACGACCCAGCCGGTCCGGAAGGCGCCACGGTGCGTCACCTGCTCGCCCACGCCTCCGGGCTGCCGTTCGAGGACGGCGGCCCGGTTCAGCGCCCCGGTCAGCGCCGGGTGTACTCAAACATCGGCTTCGAAACGCTCGCCGGGCACGTCTCCGATGCCGTGGACACCGACTTCCCGGTGTGGGTGCGCGAGGTGATCCTCAAACCGCTGGAGATGACGTCAGTGGAGTTCCACGGCAGTGCCGCGTACGCGGCCGGCGGCTCCACCCTGGACGTGCTGGCGCTCGGCCTGGAGTTGCTGACGCCCACCCTGCTCGACGCGGACCTGGCCGAACAGGCCCGGACCGTGCAGTTCCCCGGGCTCGCTGGGGTGCTACCGGGGTTCGGCAACCAGAGCCGCAACGACTGGGGCCTGGGCTATGAGATCCGCGGTGAGAAGTCGCCACACTGGACCGCACCCACGGCCAATCCGGCGACCTTCGGGCACTTCGGTCAGTCGGGCAGCTACGTGTGGGTGGATCCGGACGCGCGCCTGACCGCGGCGTTCCTGGGCGCCGAGCCCTTCAGCGTCGAGGTGCACGGGGCGTTGTGGCCGCGGCTGCACGAGGAGATCCTCGCCGCGCACGGGTGAGTGCGTCAGCCGGCGGGATGAAACTGACGGGAATACTGCCAACCGTTGTCGATACGAGCCTGGTTGGCAGCGTGACCGTCGATTTCATCCGCGCACAACCCGGCGAAGGTCGCCAGCAGCCGATGCGCGGCCGAAACGTCAGCCCTCCCGGTCCGTTCGATCACCTCGGCCACGGCGTCGGGGGCGAAGTAGCCGGCGCCCGCGTAGATCTCGATGCGCAGCTTCACCGCCGCAGCGTCCATCTCCGGGTGGAACTGAGTGACGTACTGGCAGGGTCCGAACCGGTACATCTGCACCGGGCAGGCAGGTGAACTAGCCAGCACGACGGCGCCCGGCGGCAAAGTGGTGCACGCTTCCTTGTGGCCCACGTACGCGTGGAAGGTGTCCGGAAGTCCCGCCAGCAGGGGATCGTTACGCCCCGTCTCGGTGAGGGTGATCTCGACCGCGTCGGTGTTCTCCGCGTAGGTCGAGTCGACCTCGCCCCCGGCCCAGCGACCGACGACTCCGACGCCGTAGCACAGGCCCAGGAACGGGATCCGATGGCGGGAGATCTCATCGAGAACGTCGAGCAGGGTGGCCTCGACAGCGCGCTGCACCGGTGACTTGTCCGTCTCCGGAGTGCTCGACGTGAACGGGCTACCACCGAGGATCACGCCGGAGAAGCGGCGCACGTCCCCCACCGCCTCACCCCGGTCGAGCCGGATCCGCACAAGCTCCTGCTCGCTGAGTCCGGTGTGCTGCAGCACGCTCGCGTACTCGGCATCCGCTGCCACCTCTTCGGCGCGGGATGCCAGGAAGCAAAGCGGACGGGTCATCCGTCCAGTATCGCCTAGGGCCAGGCCGCGAGCGGGCGCTTCGATGCGATGTTCAGCACCCGGACACGAGCTCGGCAGCCGCCCGATCAGCGCGCCAGCTGCGTTCAGGGGTCTGAAGTTCAGGGTGAAACCCGAGATGGGGTCGATCTTTCGGCCCATGAGCGGGCCGAAGCGCAACGCGGCGCAGGCCAGCGACCACCGTGCTGAGACAATCAAGTCGATGACACTCTCCCTGCCCCCGGACCCCACCGACGACGATGCGCTCGTCGAGACCTTCACCGACTGGGCCCAGGAGAGAGGTCTGAGCCTGTACCCGCACCAGGAGGAGGCGCTCCTGGAGCTGGTGACCGGCTCGCACGTGATCTGCTCCACCCCGACCGGGTCGGGGAAGTCGCTCATCGCCATCGCCGCCCATTACGTCGCACTGGCCCGTGGTCTGCGCACGGTCTACACCGCACCCCTCAAGGCGCTGGTGAGTGAGAAGTTCTTCGACCTGGTGGAGATCTTCGGCGCCGATCAGGTCGGTATGGTCACTGGCGATTCCTCCATCAACGCCGATGCTCCGATCCTGTGCTGCACCGCCGAGATCCTCGCCAACCGCGCCTTGCGCGCCGGGAACGAGACGGACGCCGGCCAGGTGGTGATGGACGAGTTCCACTTCTACGCCGACCCCCAACGCGGGTGGGCCTGGCAGGTGCCGCTGCTGGAGCTCACCGGCACCCAGTTCCTGCTGATGAGCGCCACCCTCGGCGACGTGAGCTACTTCGCCGAAGACCTCACCCGCCGTACGAACCTCCCCGTGGCGGTGATCACGAACACCGAACGCCCGGTGCCGCTGACCTACACCTACTCCACCGAGCCGATCACCGAGATCATCACCGAACTGCTCGGCACGCACCGCACGCCCGCCTATCTCGTCCACTTCACTCAGGCTGCCGCCGTGGCACAGGCGCAGGCCCTGACGTCGGTGCAGGTGGCCACCAAGGAACAGAAGGCGCGCATCGCCGAGGCTCTCGGAGACGTGAGCTTCGCGAAGGGGTTCGGGTCGACGCTCTCCCGGCTGCTGCGCAGCGGTATCGGGGTCCACCACGCGGGAATGCTGCCCCGCTACCGCCGACTGGTCGAGCGCCTGGCTCAGGCTGGACTCCTGCGCGTGATCTGCGGCACCGACACCCTCGGCGTGGGCATCAATGTACCCATCCGCACCGTGGTGCTGACCGGTCTGACGAAGTTCGACGGTGTGAAGTCCCGCCACCTGAGCGCCCGGGAGCTGCATCAGATCGCCGGGCGGGCAGGACGTGCCGGGTACGACACGGTCGGCGAGGTGATCGTGCAGGCCCCCGAGCATGTGATCGAGAACGCCAAGGCGCTCAAGAAGGCCGGCGACGACGAACGCAAGAAGCGCAAGATCGTCCGCAAGAAGGCCCCCACCGGGGTGGTCAACTGGACCGATAAGACCTTCGAACGCCTCCGCGACTCCGAACCGGAGCCGTTGACATCCCAGTTCTCTGTCTCGCACGCGATGGTGCTCGGGGTGCTCGCCCGGCCGGGCGACCCACTGCCGGCGATGCGCCGGCTGCTCACTGACAATCACGACTCCCCCACCGACCGCAACCCGCACGTGCGGCGCGCGATCTCGATCTACCGCACCCTGCGTCAGGCGGGTCTGGTAGAGCGTCTGCCCGAGCCCGACAGCGAAGGGCGGACGGTCCGGTTGGTCGGTGAGGTACCGGACGATTTCGCGCTGAACGCCCCGCTCTCCCCGTTCGCGTTGGCGGCGCTGGAGCTCCTCGATCCCGAGCATCCGGACTTCGCTCTCGACGCCGTCTCGGTGATCGAGTCGACCCTGGAGGATCCGCGGCCGTTGCTCATCGCGCAGGAGAAGGCAGCCCGTGGTGAAGCGGTCGCCGCGATGAAGGCGGAGGGGATGGACTACACCGAGCGGATGGATGCGCTCGAGGAGATCACCTATCCGCGCCCGCTCGCCGAGCTACTCACCGCCGCGCTGGCAGAGTTCCGCACCACCAACCCGTGGGTGGACGACTACCAGCTGAAGCCGAAGTCAGTGGTGCGGGAGATGGTCGAGCATGCGATGACCTTCTCGGAGCTGGTCTCGCGCTACCAGCTGGCCCGCAGCGAGGGCGTGGTGCTGCGCTACCTCACCGACGCCTACAAGGCGTTGCGGCAGGTCGTGCCCACGGCAATGCGCACCGAGGAGCTCGCCGAGCTGATCGAGTGGCTGGGCACGGCCGTGCGGCAGATCGACTCCTCCCTGCTGGCCGAATGGGAGGCGTTGCAGGCGGGGCATGCGCTCGAGGAGAACCAGGGGGCCCCCGACGGCGGAGCTTCCGAGGACGAAGCACGTTTCGGTCCCGGACCGGACGCCCCGATCACCGCGAACCCGCGCACGTTCCGTGCGCTGGTGCGCAACGCCGTCTTCCACCGGGTGGAGCTGGCCGCACGGCACGCACATGACTCCCTGGGCGCTCTCGACGCCGGGATCGGCTGGGACGCCGATACCTGGGCAGAGGCGATGGACGGGTACTGGGACGAGTACGACCACCTCGGTATCGGTCCGGAAGCACGTTCCGGCGGTATGGTCACGATCACGACGGGGCGGGATCACTGGCAGGTCGAGCAGGTGCTCGATGATCCGGAGGGTGACCGTGACTGGCGGCTGCGGGTGACCGTGGACCTGGCCGCAAGCGCCGAGACGGGACGGGTCGTCCTCTCCGGGATCGATGTCGGCCCGGCCCGTACGATGGCCGGGTGAACGAGCAGGCACCAGGCTGGTACCCCGATCCGGCTGGCGAGAACCAGCAGCGGTACTGGGACGGGGATTCGTGGACCGAGTACTACCGGCCGCTGCTGCCCTCGCAGACAGAACCGAGCGGTCCTCAGTCCGCCTACGAGGACTATCCGTACCTGGAGTCGGTGACGCACCGCCGTCCGGATGTGATGGTGACGCCAGGAACGCCGGGTGGCTGGCAGTCCTCGTCGGCGTGGGGAACGCCGGACGAGGGCCGTGAGTCCGGAGGGACGAAGGTCTTCGGCAGCGGGGTGCGCAGCACGCCTGGTGGCGTGGCGGCGGTGGCATCTCTGGTGGTGCTCGCGCTGTTGCTCGTCACGGGGATCACCTGGTGGGCACTCTCGGGGAGCCGGGAGCCCGACACTCCGGGTCCCACATCGGGTCCAACCGGCGGCTCGGGATCGGTGACCACAGGCACGGTCGCGCTCGGTGAGGAGACGCCGGCGCAGGTCGGGGCCGGGGGTGTGTGGGAGGGCGCACTCTCCGTGGACGAGCCGGTGGTGCTGATCGTCGACGTGCGCTCGGATACCGGTGCTGAGGATCTCGAGATGACAGTCGAGGATGCGGCCGGGAACCAGGTCACGGCTGGAGACGACCGTGGCCGCGAGCTGGCCGAAGAGCTGGATGGTTCGTCACTGGACCCTCTGGTCGCCGTCTCGCTAGAGGCCGGTGAGTACACAGTGGTGGTCAGCGAACTCGATGGGTTCGCGAGCGAGTTCAGCGTGCGTACGACCGAAGTCGCCGACCAGGTGGCCATGCGTGAGCCCACCCGGGCCGCAGTGCCAAGCGGTGGCTACTGGGCCGGCTCGATCGAGCTGCCGGACGCCGGCGAGTACGTGGTGGACGTGGAGGACTCCTCCTCCGGAGACCCGGTGCTGCTGACGCTCGACGCGGACGGGCGCGTGCGCGGCAACGATGACCGCGACCCGGACAACGAGGACCGCAACCCGCTGCTGGAGTCCGATTTCCCGGCCGGAACCCTGGTAGTGATCGTCACCGAGTGGTCCGGTGACGCGACCGACGTGACCGTGACTGTCAGCGAATCCTGATGGGCAAGAAGAAGAACGCATCTGAGGGTGGCCCGGCCACTCCGGCAACCGTGGCCCTGGACCGAGCGGGTCTGACTTACCAGGCGCACCCCTACACCCACGATCCAGCGAGCGACCTCAGTTACGGCCTGGAAGCGGCCGCGGCGCTCGGCGTGCCGCCGGAGGTCGTGTTCAAGACGCTGGTCGCCAAGGTTGACGGGCTGCGCGCGGCACAGGGGTTGGCGGTGGCCGTGCTCCCGGTCACCGCCACCCTGGACCTGAAGGCACTCGCACAGGCGCTGGGCTGCAAGAAGGCCGCGATGGCCGAGCCCGCGGCGGCGGAACGCTCCAGCGGATACGTCACCGGCGGGATCTCCCCCATCGGCCAGCGGACAGCCCTGCCCACGGTCATCGACTCCTCGGCCGAGCAACTCGAACGGGTCTACGTCTCGGGCGGGCGACGGGGCTTCGACATCTCGCTCGCGCCGACGGATCTGATCGTGGTCGCGGACGCGCAGGTAGCACCCATCGCCCGGCCTGGATGCTGCCGGTGAGTGTCGAGAGTGCCGCCATCTAGCCGCCGGCACTCTCGACACCGCGGCCCCAGAGGAGAAGTGCCGCAGCCAACACAAGGAATAGGGCGACAGTGACGATCGACAAGAGGATCGTCAGCATCAGGCGACCGAGACTGATCCGGTCCCCGGAATCAAAGCCGTAGTACCTGAGCCATCCCCACACCCCACCGCAGATCGCTCCGAGCGCTCCGAGACGCATCAAGGTGTCGGCAGTCGCAAGTGCCCGAAAGGCTGGCTCACCAACGTCCGCCGAAGTCAGGCCGAACACGCTCATGCCATCAACGATCAGCAACTCTGCCACCCACGCAGCAATCGCTGCGAGGGCTGCGAGTGCGGGCAGCGACAGTAGCTTCGTCCACCGTGAGTTCAGACGGAATAGGTGAACCCATCCCATGACCGTCGCGATGGCCGCGGCCAGCCAGGGCAGGATGCGGACCAGGATCGACCAGCGGTTCGTATCGAGCGCACCGGGGTCGCTGCGCGACGCTTCGGTGAACAGCACGTCGAGGCACAGTCCGAGGACGGCGGCCACCGCTATCCAGCACAGTGCATATCCCGCACGCAACAACCGGCTCCGTCTGTCCCACGTCGTCCAGAGCACCATCGCCACCACCCCAGCGGCCGCGATGGAAACACCAGGTACCTTCATCCACCATGCGAGGTCGAGCCACGGCAGAACAAAGCCCGCAACGATCAGCAGAGTGGCTGTCACGAAAGACAGCACGAATCCGATCGACCTCCAGGGGTGCTCCCACGGATCACGAACAACCTTCCGCGGTTCGGTCTGGGGTGTTGTTGTCACCATGACCGCAGGGTCGAAGGGCCCACCAGGCAGCTCACTCGCTGCCAGGCTCCTGTGCGCACGGCGGTCGATCACATCGCGCCGATTGCCCGCATCGTCGCTGTCGTTCCGTTTGACCCACACATGCCATTGAGCCGGGTCCCAGGCAACATCGCCGGACTCACGCCAGCGCCTTGGAATGAGATTGACCCACGTTCGTCTGGTGTGGGCTACCGCGACCCGTCGGCGCCGATCCTGACCGGGTTCGACCAGGCGGATCTCGTCGACAATGACTGGCGCACGTTGCGCCGAGAACTCGTCGAGTTCTGATCGTGCCACGCTCATGGCAGCCGACCTTGCACAGTACAATGGAAGCGCCACGGTGCGCTCTCTATTATGAGAGACGAAGGTCCAACCGCGCTCGGCCAGAGCCACATCGGTGTGCTCAATCATGGTGCTCTCGGGAACACGGATCTTCGCGTAGACCACTCGGTTGGATCGTCTGTCTTGCACGGTCAACTGGTCTCTCCTCAAGCGTCGAAGCGGGGATAGCGCGGCTCACCTCGCCGAGCGCGACGATGCTAACGGCCGGCACCCACACTGACCTCGACCTCATGCCGGCCTTCAGCACCACGACGCAGAGTGGCCAACGAGAGCGTCGACATGTAAAGTTTCAGCCGTGATCTTTACATGTCAGTGCGTCATGCAAAGTTCTGTGTCATGACGAATTGGCAGGCAGACCGCCCGTACAACGAGTTGCCTCCACCGCCGGGCGCCGACGCCCTCGAGACCCGACGCGTACTCAAGGCGACGATCGGCGCACGAACTGCCCTCGCTCAGCTCGACCAAGCCGGGCGCTCGATGCCGAACCCCGCCGTTCTGATCAACACGATTCCGTTGCTGGAGGCGCAAGCCAGTTCGGAGATCGAGAACATCGTCACCACGACGGATGAGCTCTTTCGACAGGTCAACGCGACAGATGTCACGGGCGACGCAGCCACACGCGAAACGCTCCGTTACCGCACCGCGCTACGAGTCGGCTCGGAGCACGTTCAGGAACGGGGCCTGACAGTCGGCGCGGCCGAACAGATCTGCACCGTGATTCAGGGCCACGACGTAGGAATCCGGTCGATGCCCGGGACTCGCACCGCCAACCCAGCCACTCGCGAGATCATCTATTCACCACCGGAAGGACGCGAAACTCTCAGGAACAAGCTGGCAGAGTGGGAGACATTCATACACGCCGATGACGGCATGGATCCGCTGGTGCGCATGGCGGCCGCGCACTACCAGTTCGAGGCGATCCACCCGTTCACCGACGGCAACGGTCGCACGGGGCGCATCCTCAATGTCCTGATGCTCGTGGAGTCGGGATTGCTGCATCAACCGCTGCTCTACCTCTCCCGGTACCTCATCGGCACCAAGCAGGACTACTATCGACTCCTGCTCGACGTGACCACGGAGGGTCGATGGGAAGAGTGGATCACCTACATTCTCACCGGCATCGAGCGAACGTCACTCGCCACCACACGTCAGATCGCCGCGATACAGGAGCTCCAGGCGAGTTTCGCGGCCCAGGCGCGCAACGCATCGAGAGGCGGTACCGACGCCGAACTACTGGCCGTCCTGTTCGAGCAGCCCTACAGTCGGATCGCTGTCGTCATGGACCGATGCGGAGTCTCTCGGCCCACAGCAACGCGTTGGTTGACCGACCTGGCGGAGGCAGGACTGATTCACGACGTCCGCGTCGGTCGCGAGCGCCTCTTCGTCAACACGCAGTTCTTGCGGCTGCTGACGCATGGCCCCTGGGAGTGACCGGCTTGCCGCTCAGCTCGCGAACGGCCGGTGCGTCTCGACGATCTCTCGCCCGAACGGGGTGAGCGAGATCGGGATCAGTTTCAGGTTCGCCCAGCCCATCGGGATCCCGATGATCGAGACGAACAGCGGGATCGCGGTGACGATGTGCTCGATCACGAGCCACCAGCCGGCCACGATGAACCAGATGATGTTCCCGATCGTCGATCCGGCGCCGGCATCGGGCCGGCGCACCACCTCCCGCCCGAACGGCCACAGCACGTAGTTCGCCATCCGGAACGAGGCGATGCCGAACGGGATGGTGATGATCAGGATGCAGCAGATCACCCCGGC includes these proteins:
- a CDS encoding DEAD/DEAH box helicase — translated: MTLSLPPDPTDDDALVETFTDWAQERGLSLYPHQEEALLELVTGSHVICSTPTGSGKSLIAIAAHYVALARGLRTVYTAPLKALVSEKFFDLVEIFGADQVGMVTGDSSINADAPILCCTAEILANRALRAGNETDAGQVVMDEFHFYADPQRGWAWQVPLLELTGTQFLLMSATLGDVSYFAEDLTRRTNLPVAVITNTERPVPLTYTYSTEPITEIITELLGTHRTPAYLVHFTQAAAVAQAQALTSVQVATKEQKARIAEALGDVSFAKGFGSTLSRLLRSGIGVHHAGMLPRYRRLVERLAQAGLLRVICGTDTLGVGINVPIRTVVLTGLTKFDGVKSRHLSARELHQIAGRAGRAGYDTVGEVIVQAPEHVIENAKALKKAGDDERKKRKIVRKKAPTGVVNWTDKTFERLRDSEPEPLTSQFSVSHAMVLGVLARPGDPLPAMRRLLTDNHDSPTDRNPHVRRAISIYRTLRQAGLVERLPEPDSEGRTVRLVGEVPDDFALNAPLSPFALAALELLDPEHPDFALDAVSVIESTLEDPRPLLIAQEKAARGEAVAAMKAEGMDYTERMDALEEITYPRPLAELLTAALAEFRTTNPWVDDYQLKPKSVVREMVEHAMTFSELVSRYQLARSEGVVLRYLTDAYKALRQVVPTAMRTEELAELIEWLGTAVRQIDSSLLAEWEALQAGHALEENQGAPDGGASEDEARFGPGPDAPITANPRTFRALVRNAVFHRVELAARHAHDSLGALDAGIGWDADTWAEAMDGYWDEYDHLGIGPEARSGGMVTITTGRDHWQVEQVLDDPEGDRDWRLRVTVDLAASAETGRVVLSGIDVGPARTMAG
- a CDS encoding DUF2510 domain-containing protein; amino-acid sequence: MNEQAPGWYPDPAGENQQRYWDGDSWTEYYRPLLPSQTEPSGPQSAYEDYPYLESVTHRRPDVMVTPGTPGGWQSSSAWGTPDEGRESGGTKVFGSGVRSTPGGVAAVASLVVLALLLVTGITWWALSGSREPDTPGPTSGPTGGSGSVTTGTVALGEETPAQVGAGGVWEGALSVDEPVVLIVDVRSDTGAEDLEMTVEDAAGNQVTAGDDRGRELAEELDGSSLDPLVAVSLEAGEYTVVVSELDGFASEFSVRTTEVADQVAMREPTRAAVPSGGYWAGSIELPDAGEYVVDVEDSSSGDPVLLTLDADGRVRGNDDRDPDNEDRNPLLESDFPAGTLVVIVTEWSGDATDVTVTVSES
- the ybaK gene encoding Cys-tRNA(Pro) deacylase, with the protein product MGKKKNASEGGPATPATVALDRAGLTYQAHPYTHDPASDLSYGLEAAAALGVPPEVVFKTLVAKVDGLRAAQGLAVAVLPVTATLDLKALAQALGCKKAAMAEPAAAERSSGYVTGGISPIGQRTALPTVIDSSAEQLERVYVSGGRRGFDISLAPTDLIVVADAQVAPIARPGCCR
- a CDS encoding Fic family protein, producing the protein MTNWQADRPYNELPPPPGADALETRRVLKATIGARTALAQLDQAGRSMPNPAVLINTIPLLEAQASSEIENIVTTTDELFRQVNATDVTGDAATRETLRYRTALRVGSEHVQERGLTVGAAEQICTVIQGHDVGIRSMPGTRTANPATREIIYSPPEGRETLRNKLAEWETFIHADDGMDPLVRMAAAHYQFEAIHPFTDGNGRTGRILNVLMLVESGLLHQPLLYLSRYLIGTKQDYYRLLLDVTTEGRWEEWITYILTGIERTSLATTRQIAAIQELQASFAAQARNASRGGTDAELLAVLFEQPYSRIAVVMDRCGVSRPTATRWLTDLAEAGLIHDVRVGRERLFVNTQFLRLLTHGPWE
- a CDS encoding YccF domain-containing protein, with product MRTLLNIIWLVFAGFWLAVGYALAGVICCILIITIPFGIASFRMANYVLWPFGREVVRRPDAGAGSTIGNIIWFIVAGWWLVIEHIVTAIPLFVSIIGIPMGWANLKLIPISLTPFGREIVETHRPFAS